The following proteins are co-located in the Bombus pascuorum chromosome 3, iyBomPasc1.1, whole genome shotgun sequence genome:
- the LOC132905168 gene encoding copper chaperone for superoxide dismutase isoform X3, whose amino-acid sequence MTTAKIEFAVEMTCRKCVDSVRNTLIGVNGIKNIDISLEKGNVIVETNLPYSIIQEKIEQTGRKVVLRGYGDSLSAVAMLGANSGYTTDNKIMGVIRFTETPDGCLIDGTVDGLAPGKHGMHIHECGDISQGCDSVGEHFNPNNTLHGGPEDDAFRRHVGDLGNIMVNDSGRATFRIIDKLVKIPDVIGRSLVITEKPDDLGRGADPESKIHGNSGNKLACGIIARSSGLFQNTKKICACDGLTLWDERDKALKAKHDFSGQNYK is encoded by the exons atgactacagcaaaa atcGAATTTGCGGTGGAAATGACTTGTCGAAAATGCGTTGATTCGGTACGGAACACTTTAATTGGCgtaaatggaattaaaaatattgatatatcattagaaaaaggaaatgttatagttgaaacaaatttaccatattctataattcaagaaaaaattgaacagACTGGGAGAAAAGTTGTCTTAAGGGGATATGGAG ATAGTCTTAGTGCAGTTGCGATGTTAGGAGCAAATTCAGGATATACcacagataataaaataatgggTGTAATAAGATTTACAGAAACTCCTGATGGATGTCTTATAGATGGAACAGTTGATGGTTTAGCACCTGGTAAACATGGCATGCACATTCATGAATGTGGTGATATTTCTCAAGGGTGTGATAG TGTTGGAGAACATTTCAACCCAAATAATACATTACATGGTGGACCTGAAGATGATGCATTTAGACGG CATGTTGGAGATTTAGGAAATATAATGGTCAATGATTCTGGTAGAGCTACTTTTAGAATAATAGATAAACTTGTAAAAATACCTGATGTTATTGGAAGATCTTTAGTTATAACAGAAAAACCAGATGATTTAGGAAGAGGTGCTGATCCAGAATCTAAAATACATGGAAATAGTGGAAATAA ACTGGCCTGTGGTATAATTGCTCGTTCATCTGGcttatttcaaaatacaaaaaagatCTGTGCTTGTGATGGACTTACATTATGGGATGAAAGGGATAAGGCACTTAAAGCTAAACATGATTTTTCTGGA caaaattataaataa
- the LOC132905168 gene encoding copper chaperone for superoxide dismutase isoform X1 codes for MTTAKIEFAVEMTCRKCVDSVRNTLIGVNGIKNIDISLEKGNVIVETNLPYSIIQEKIEQTGRKVVLRGYGDSLSAVAMLGANSGYTTDNKIMGVIRFTETPDGCLIDGTVDGLAPGKHGMHIHECGDISQGCDSVGEHFNPNNTLHGGPEDDAFRRHVGDLGNIMVNDSGRATFRIIDKLVKIPDVIGRSLVITEKPDDLGRGADPESKIHGNSGNKLACGIIARSSGLFQNTKKICACDGLTLWDERDKALKAKHDFSGASNNSKL; via the exons atgactacagcaaaa atcGAATTTGCGGTGGAAATGACTTGTCGAAAATGCGTTGATTCGGTACGGAACACTTTAATTGGCgtaaatggaattaaaaatattgatatatcattagaaaaaggaaatgttatagttgaaacaaatttaccatattctataattcaagaaaaaattgaacagACTGGGAGAAAAGTTGTCTTAAGGGGATATGGAG ATAGTCTTAGTGCAGTTGCGATGTTAGGAGCAAATTCAGGATATACcacagataataaaataatgggTGTAATAAGATTTACAGAAACTCCTGATGGATGTCTTATAGATGGAACAGTTGATGGTTTAGCACCTGGTAAACATGGCATGCACATTCATGAATGTGGTGATATTTCTCAAGGGTGTGATAG TGTTGGAGAACATTTCAACCCAAATAATACATTACATGGTGGACCTGAAGATGATGCATTTAGACGG CATGTTGGAGATTTAGGAAATATAATGGTCAATGATTCTGGTAGAGCTACTTTTAGAATAATAGATAAACTTGTAAAAATACCTGATGTTATTGGAAGATCTTTAGTTATAACAGAAAAACCAGATGATTTAGGAAGAGGTGCTGATCCAGAATCTAAAATACATGGAAATAGTGGAAATAA ACTGGCCTGTGGTATAATTGCTCGTTCATCTGGcttatttcaaaatacaaaaaagatCTGTGCTTGTGATGGACTTACATTATGGGATGAAAGGGATAAGGCACTTAAAGCTAAACATGATTTTTCTGGAGCAAGTAACAATT caaaattataa
- the LOC132905168 gene encoding copper chaperone for superoxide dismutase isoform X2, whose amino-acid sequence MTTAKIEFAVEMTCRKCVDSVRNTLIGVNGIKNIDISLEKGNVIVETNLPYSIIQEKIEQTGRKVVLRGYGDSLSAVAMLGANSGYTTDNKIMGVIRFTETPDGCLIDGTVDGLAPGKHGMHIHECGDISQGCDSVGEHFNPNNTLHGGPEDDAFRRHVGDLGNIMVNDSGRATFRIIDKLVKIPDVIGRSLVITEKPDDLGRGADPESKIHGNSGNKLACGIIARSSGLFQNTKKICACDGLTLWDERDKALKAKHDFSGATKL is encoded by the exons atgactacagcaaaa atcGAATTTGCGGTGGAAATGACTTGTCGAAAATGCGTTGATTCGGTACGGAACACTTTAATTGGCgtaaatggaattaaaaatattgatatatcattagaaaaaggaaatgttatagttgaaacaaatttaccatattctataattcaagaaaaaattgaacagACTGGGAGAAAAGTTGTCTTAAGGGGATATGGAG ATAGTCTTAGTGCAGTTGCGATGTTAGGAGCAAATTCAGGATATACcacagataataaaataatgggTGTAATAAGATTTACAGAAACTCCTGATGGATGTCTTATAGATGGAACAGTTGATGGTTTAGCACCTGGTAAACATGGCATGCACATTCATGAATGTGGTGATATTTCTCAAGGGTGTGATAG TGTTGGAGAACATTTCAACCCAAATAATACATTACATGGTGGACCTGAAGATGATGCATTTAGACGG CATGTTGGAGATTTAGGAAATATAATGGTCAATGATTCTGGTAGAGCTACTTTTAGAATAATAGATAAACTTGTAAAAATACCTGATGTTATTGGAAGATCTTTAGTTATAACAGAAAAACCAGATGATTTAGGAAGAGGTGCTGATCCAGAATCTAAAATACATGGAAATAGTGGAAATAA ACTGGCCTGTGGTATAATTGCTCGTTCATCTGGcttatttcaaaatacaaaaaagatCTGTGCTTGTGATGGACTTACATTATGGGATGAAAGGGATAAGGCACTTAAAGCTAAACATGATTTTTCTGGAGCAA caaaattataa